In Pseudopipra pipra isolate bDixPip1 chromosome 24, bDixPip1.hap1, whole genome shotgun sequence, the genomic stretch GATGCCAAAGTTAAGATTTAAGTGCTGGGTTTAGCTCTTGCAGCACAAATTGCCCTGGTTCGTGTTGCTTCACCTGATGCTTTGACAGCTGTACTGTGCACATACGAGGTTCATGCTGTCACTCATTAAATATCATCCTTTGTTTAAATCTGTTAATGTGCTAAAATACACCAGTGGTAGTTGTGCTCATTGTAGCTGGGTCTCCTCCTGCAGTGGCATGAGGAGTCGTGGACGCTTGGCTGGGACCTGCTTTGCCAGTTTAGAgcaaaataaattgaatttcaTGCGGCAGAGTGGTGTGAGACACTTGAGGTGTCTGGGTGCCTGGGAGTGCTttaggagctgctgctgttctcaggCAAACaggtgctggggaagggcaAACCGAGGTGTTCCACTGTGACTTTAGGATTGTCTGGGTCCTGAAAAGGCCTCGGTGAGGTTTGTGGCTCCTCAGTAgctgtgctgcaggggctgggcttTGGTGTCTTTGTTTCCACAGCTACTGCAGCTTgtgcagcctttttttccttcaaattctGTTATTTTCCAGTAACTTGTCCTCATTTCCACTGttgcagcactggctgcttCCTGTGTGAGACTGTTCCAGCATTCCATGTGCGAACTTCACCTCAACTCCCTTTATGAGCAAACCACAGACTGTCCTGTAGGGACAGGGGCTGGCTTTTCCccggtgctggtggtggctgtTACTACCCCTTGGGTTATTGTCCTTCGGCTTGTGAAGCCAATCACCTGCTTCTACCAAATTAAGTAGCTCCTGTAATTAATACAAAATCAGAGGCTGAGAGCAGGTACACTTGAACAATATCCTGGGAGCAGTGACAGATGCCCTGATGCCCCAGCCCTGTGGgtctgctgagctgctgcaatCCTTTGTTCAGGGTTTGGTCTtgattttgttgtgtttttttttttaaattccttttctcCCAAGGAGCTTTCCAAGCCACCACGGGCTGgagcctgccctggcctgtCACTGTCTGTCATTCCACACGtgccagctggagcagggagagctccaAACCATGGCACGCAGCTCCTTGGCCGCGGCTCTCCCAGCCGAGCTGGGGAATCGTGTGCTGCCAGCAGTAAAAATAGTCGCTGCCCCTGCTCGCTGTCGAAGCGGTGCCTGTGGCAGCCCCTGCCCGGCGCTGGCTGAGCGGGGTCGCTGCGGGTCCAGCCCGGCCgtgctccctgtcccccctcGCTGCTTCCTGGGGCCTGGAAAACGCTTCCCGCTCTCATGACTTactggcattaaaaaaatatttccacttgACTTGCACACACGTCAGTGCCCGCGGCTCCCCCGGGCCCCTCGCCAAGGCCGGGCTGCCTTTCCCGGGAGCTCGGTGCTGGCGCAGGCGGTGACGCAGGACCGGGGAGCGCGGGGGCCGCCCCCGTCACCCCAAACCGGCCTcgctggtgctgctgcctcctcaccCGGCTGCTGCCTGGCCCCGGAGCCACGGGCAGCGCTGTCCGTGCCCTGTGTGACCCCCAGAGCCACGGGCAGCGCTGTCCGTGCCCTGTGTGACCCCCAGAGCCACAGGCAgcactgtccctgccctgcctgtcccctcgCATCCCCGGCCGGCGGGTGCTGCCGTGGATCACCACGTGGAGCCCACCAAGCTGTAGGATTTcgggtggggtttttttcttctctttcccatttttttttgtccctcccCCGTTCTGTTTTGGTGGGAAAATGGTGCTGCTGGCGGGGGGTGAAGCTGCAGATCTGAGCATCTCCTTCCCCGGCAGcaccccggggctgggggggccgtGTCtgtgcggggccggggccggggccggagCCGGTCCTTCCCCGGGGCCGGTCCATCCCCGGGGCCGGTCCatccccggggccgggccgctccgccccgctccgcccccgGGCCCGCCCGTCCCGCCATGGCGGCGGCCTTCACCGCCCTCCGCGTCCTGCTCGggctcttcttcctcctgacCGGCGTCCTGAAGCTCTCGGACCGGCTCTCGGCCGACCTGCACCGGCACATGGTGAGCGAGGGGGCGAGGGGGGCGCAGGGCCGGCCCCGGGGGGAATGAGCAGGTTGGGGTGGAGGGTTGAGCCCCTTGGGGTGCAGGACCGAGCCCTTGGGGGGAGTGAGTAAACTGGGGTGTGGAGCTGAGCCTTGGGCGAGAATGAGCAGGTTGGggtgcagggctgagccccgTGGAGCGTGGGACTGATCCCCTCAGGGTGCGGGGTTGAGTCACTTGTGGTGCAGGGCTGACTCGTTCAGGGTGCAGGGTTCATCCCCTTGGGGTGCAGGGTTCATCCCCTTGgggtgcagggcagagcagagcaaagcaaacCCCCTGGAGGGGCTGtaccccccagccccaggctcagggctgccccgctcccctcccaCCCTTCCCAGGCGTCAGAGTTCGTGCGCTTTGCCAAGGTGTTTCCCCTGAAGGAGTTGGGGTTCGTGCCGGAGCCGGGCGGGTACCTGGCGGCCGTGGGCTGGGTGGAGGCGACGGCcgggctgctgctggcactcGGGCCCCAACTGCTGCAGGAGATCAGCAACTTCGTCCTCAGTGTCGTCATGATCGGTGAGAGCCAGCGGGCACCCGCCACCCCGCACGGGGTCTCGGGGGATCCTCGGCCGGGGACCCCCATTCCCACGCTCTGCTCCTCACCCAGGTGCCATCTACACACTGCTGGCGCTGCGGGAGCCGCTGGCCATGTGTGCCCCGGCCACCCTCTGCCTCggcctcctcctgctgctcaaCATCCGCGGGTACCCGGCCGCCCCCCGGCCCAAGTTCGAGTGACCGGAGGCGGGAAGGACGGACTGCTCGGACGGCGGGAAGCGATGCCTGTGTGATATGTTCAGGGATGGCATCGCTTCCTGCAAGGTAACTTGCTGCTGAGGCCCAGTGTGtcctctcctgcctctgccagggACCCTGGTGCTGGTTGTCCCCACGCTGTGGGCTGGTGCTGTGGGCTGGTGGCCGTGGCACCACTGTGACACTGCCGtggcgccgccgccgctccggcaGCTCCGTTGCTAAACTTGCACAAGGTGTCTGGCTCTTCCCGGCGTTTGGCCACGCCGAGCaggggctggctctgctctcctgggggCTTTCGTATTTTGGAATAAACCCtcttgtttttcatgttttgccTTCCTGTTTATTtctgcctcccccccccccccgtgatGAGCTGTGGTGGCTGAAGGGACCTCCTGGGGCTGGAGGCCTCAGTCCCCAGGAGCAGTGCCTGCAGAGAAGGCCTGGGGACATGTgggagctggtggcagctggTGTGGAGACAGAGGGACAGCGGGGAGAGCCTGTGTGGGGGTGGGACCCCCCCAGCTGCCTGGAGCCACCCAGCAATGTGCCAGGCCACTTGCTGCACATCCAGGGTGTGACAGCAGCACCACAACCCCCAGTGTGCCTGGGCAGCCACATGGTTTTGGGGATCTTGCTCCTACAAGATGACTCTGCCATCGCAGATGGGCATGAACCCCAAGATCGCATCTGAACCCAGCACATCTCCTGGCACATGGGCTGGGATGGCTGGGGGGGGAGACTGGGATGAGCACAGGGGGTACAacacccctgcacccccagcagGACCTGAACCACCTTTGGTGTCCCAAAGGAACACCCACAAATTGCAGGGCCACACAAAGCAGTGAATTGGGTGCTCACAGAGCTTGGGGGGCCTGGGACGCTGCTCCCCCTAAATCCAGCTTTGAAGCCAACAAAAGCACCAagagctgggaggaggcagaTTCCTGCTTTGATCCCTTCAGGGCAtcccctcttcccccagctGCCGGGTGCAGAAACTTGACCCTCCACTGCCTTCATCCGGGcgtgggtgggagcagggccCTGGGAAATGGTATTGGCTGTGGCTGGGGGCACGCAGGGGGTCAGCAGTCCTGGCCACCCCCACATGCCCCCAGCCCCGGCAGCCGGCGCGGGGGGTCTTAGCGTGGCTCCAGCAGGGAATCCCCCAttacatacacacacaggtGCTCTCCCACTCCAGCTGCTGTTCCACAGGGGGGCTTGGAGTGGTGGGGGGGAGGtcaggcagcccctgcctcccccagTGCTTAAAGActtccccagcctggctggatCAGACAGTGAGGAGCAGCCGGAGGGGACGCAGCCTCTCCAGCCTGGTGGGGTGAGTAACCATCGTGGGGTGGGTGACATGGAGCATCCCCGGTGCTAACggtgggggaaggagaaggaaaaggggacAACTGAGGGATCCCGGGGCCCTCAGGGGTCCAACCGaagccccaaatccccccccaGGCTCGGCAGCTCACGCCCTCCGTGCCTCGGCCCGGTGCCGGGTGCTGCGTGTGCCGAATCCGGCCCTGCCATGCTGGAAAACACCGGCTGGTGACTCAGTGCTGTCGGCGAGGTGTGGGCAGGCGGTGATGGGAGGTGAAATAGCTGAGCCCTGGATACAGCCACTGCGGCACAACGTGGTTTCCCGTGGCTAGAACCGGAGGCAAACCTACccatgcagggctggggggctgccgGCCCCGTGCTCCTACCTCCTGTCCGTGCCTGGGTCTCTCCACTCTGGTGCACCCTGAGCCAGTGGGTGACTtcctgggggggtttggggtgctgggagagggctgGGGTGGGTGGCCCTACAGGCACGTGCTGTGTGGGAGGTGTTAAGCCCCGCAGCTGCCGGCTggagccagcacagcaccccCGGGTGCCTCTGGCCGCGGCTCTGTCCCTCAGACACGGTGCAGCTGCGCCTGCCgctccctggggagccctggCTGGGCGGCTGATGGCAACCTCTGGGCTCCCTCGTGGCGTGGGGGGACATAGCTGGGGTCTCCTCATCTCCTGTGAGGTCTGAGCCCCTCCAGCACACAGTGGCATCCCAGTGTGCAGTACTGCGGGTGCCAGCCACAGAGGTGTCAAcaccccttccctgtccccGAGGGCTGTGCCACTGATTGTTCCCTGCCTTTGCAGGAGCCCAGGATGAACAGCTCGGCACCGGGGCTGCTGCCAACAGGACACACCGGCGAGTGCCTGCCCAGTGACCCGGTGCTGTTCGTGCTGGTGCCCGTCGTCTACTGCCTGGTGCTGTGCGTGGGGCTGCCGGGCAACCTGGTGGCCTTGCTGGTCTTCCTGCAGAGCGGCAAGGTGAGGAAGGCCATCCGCATCTACCTCATCAACCTCACGCTGGCCGACATCCTCTTCAACCTCACGCTGCCCCTCTGGATCCACTACTACCTGTCCGGGGGGGACTGGCTGCTGTCGGAGGCCGCCTGTCGCCTGGCGGGGGCCGCCTATTACCTGGCGACCTACAGCGCCGTCACCTTCATGGCGCTCATCAGCTTCAACCGGTTCTGCGCGgtgcgggcggcgcggcgggcgctGCCGCTCACGGGGCCCCGCGGCGCCGCGCTGGCCTGCGCCCTGGcctggctgctggggctgggctgcgcCGTGCCCACCCTGGCCGCCCGCCAGACCTTCCCCGCCCGCGCCGGGGCCACCGCCTGCTTCGAGCAGCACGGGCGGCACCGCGCCTACGCCTACGCCATGGTGGGCTTCTTCGGCGCCGCCttcctggtggtgctgggcaCCTACGCCTCCATCGCCCGGGCGCTCTcggcgcccgccgccgccgcctcgccgggCTCCCACCGGCAGCAGGCGCGCGCCATGGTGCTGGGCATGCTGCTGGTCTTCGTGGTCTGCGTGGCCCCCTACCACCTGACGCTGGCCCCCTGGGTGGGCAGCcggccccccgcgccgcccTGCGGGCCCCCCGACACCCTGGATGTGCTGCACGCGCTGAGCGTGGCCCTGCTCAGCCTCAACAGCTGCCTGGACCCCCTCGTCTACTGCTTCTCCATCCGGCGCTTCCGCGCCGACCTGGGCCGGACCCTGCGCAAGATCGGCCGgtgcctcccgctgcccccgccgggcccccccgGGCCTGTGCCTGGCACCCGTGTGTCCTCCTTCACCTCCTCGTAGCGAGGTGGGCACCGGGGACCTGCCCCTGGCTGCCCTGGTGCCACAGTCCCGGTGGGATGGGATCCCTGGGACCaggccagggatggggagcagcgTGGGGGGAGCTCTGACTTCAGGcaccctcttcctcctcccaccctGCTCTGTTCTCTGCACATCTCCACGTGCCCACAGTTTCTGCTCATGCACAGATCCTGCCTCTGCGCCAcaggcactgggagggggggctctggctctgggaGAGGGGCTCGCCCAGCGAGGGGGGCTGTGCCATGGTGGGATGTGAGGAGACAGGACTGGGAGGGATGCCCAGGGGTTGCTGTCCTTTCCCGGGGATCTCCATCCCGCAGGGACAAGCATGACCAAAGAGCCCTGTGACATGAGCTGGGCTGTCCGGGAgcttcctgggcagggctgtTTGGGGTCCCGCAGCCGGTCCCATCCTGCAGCGTTCCCGAGCCTCGTGCCCGTGTCCCTCCTGCTCTCGACTAGGATTAAAAACGAATAAGCCAAAGGCTTCCCTGGTCTCTCTGCTGCGGGTGCCCGTTCCATGCAtcgagcagctcctggggcccGGGGAGGGCTGGGTGCGGggcagcccccggccccccaCCCGAGCCCCGCTCCTGCGGCAGGACGCTGTGCCAGGGCGGCTCTTGCACCGGGGGCTGAGCCCCGCgcccccctgccccatcccctgccctgcccgcggGTGGGCGACCCTGGTGGGCGCATCTTAGCCccagccccgcgcccgccgccccctccctgCGAGCCCCGGCGCTGCGGAGGCGGAGGAGCGGCTGCGGGGCCGTGGGCGGCTGCGGGGGCGGGAGATGGTgttttcccagccctggctcgttctgctgccagcacggccccgctcccgctgcTGCACCGACGGGAGCGCGGTGCTGCGCAGCCACGCGGGGTCTGGGCGTGGTGGGGGGCCGGGGTGCATCGGCTGCCCCGAACCGGGGGGTCTcgctcccccagcacagggctcctCTCCAGCACGCTCCCACCCACCGGTGCAGGGAAGGAAGCGTGAGGCActgggcaggaggagatgggctgcctgggcactgctggcacgGGACAGGCAGGGTGGCAGCGGGCAGTGGGACGGGTGGGTGATGCTGTGCCTTTGGGTGGTGGGTCATTAAGGGCCACCTAGTTGCCAGTGGGAGGTGAAGATGTGGGGCAAGGCCAGACCCCCACGAGGATCATGCATTGTCACGACCCAGGCAGACCCCAGCCCAGTTAACCCAGCGTGGGCCCACGGGGTGTCTGTGGTGCCCGTGGTGCCCGGGCACTTTGCTCTGGCCCCATGATCAGGGCTGGATGGAGCAGGTCTCCatgtgctgcagtgctgcttctcagcagagctgggacacgTCCCAGGGTGCCTCTGCTCTGCACCCGGCCCCGGGCCAGCCGCCTTCGACCACCCTGTTCTTCCCCTTTTGAAGTTCATATTAAATTTTAATCCTTTTATATAACTGCtgagggagggggcagagctctgctccccgtgtgcagcaggagcagccgtGTCAGCAGTGCAGGGTGCTGCAGGGCCTGGGGGTGTCTGCGACTGGGGGGGCAGCAGGACTTCTGGGGGGCTCTCTGCGTGCCAGGAATGGGGGCTGCCCAAGCTCTGGCTCTGGCAGGGTGTCCTGTTCAGGGGGAAGGCCTGGGGACATGGCCAGCCTGGCCAAAGAGCACAGTGCTGGGGCATGGACACAACTGCCTAAAAATCCATGCAGGGCACATGCCCGGGCTGTGTCCTCCCACACGCCGGGCAGGGGCTCCCACATGGGGTGCCAGGGGGTTCCAGGGCCAGCACGGCACCAGGACAGGGCATGTGCCACCGCGCTGCTCCTGCCACCACGCAGCAAGGCGTTACCCAGGTTATTGTTCCTGCACTTCCAGCCCACGCACGCcgtaattattattattataattattatcaAATTACAGGGTGTGGTGCCAGGGGCTCGGCGGGCAGGCGGCCCCCGGTCTGCTGGGGGAAGGCTGGGCCCCCGGGGTTCtaccctgcccagggctggcccagcaccctggggctctgctggcaCCCCGAAATTGTCCTTGTACCCCAGGGTTATCCTGGCGCCTCAGGGCTATCCTGGAACCCTGGGGCTATCCTGGCACCTCGAGGCTATCGCAGCACCCCAGGGATATCCTGAcaccccagggctgtcccagcaccccatcccctcccaggcAGGTTTCGTGGCCACGGGCAGGGGTGGGTGACAGTCCCCGGGTGCTCCCGCCGTCCCGGGGTGCCCCAGGGGATGCCCACGgctggatcccccctgtgccagtgccagccCGGCTCGGCGGGGCAGAGCCCACCCCGCACACCCCTCCGCCGGCAGCTCCCCGGCCCCACGCGCGGCTCCCCCcgttcccccccacccccgagGGGTCCCGGGGGCGCCGGGAGGCGGCGGCAGAGCCGCACCGGAGCCATTttgcgccgccgccgcccgctcTGGCTCCCGGGGAAAATCCACCGCCGTGTCTTGGCGCTGCCGCggcggccccgctccgctcccgccgctccgcgcccgccCGCGCTGCACTGCGGGGCCGCCGCCACTCGCATGCTGCCGCCCGCGGGGCGCCGGCCCGGGCCGAGCCGGGACCAGCCGAGCCCAACCGAGCCGGGCCGGGACcagccgggccgggggcggccgAGCCGGGCCGTCGGGGAGCCGCCCGGGAGCCGCCGGAGGATGtaggcggcgggagcggggtaagagcggcggggcggccccggtcCCGGGGGGATGCGGTGCCCGGCGCGGGAGGGGGGCTCTCGCCTGCGGGGCACCGGGGCCGTGAGGGACCGGCCCCGTAGGGACGGGACGTGTCGCCTGGGGACCCATCCAGCCCCGCCGAGAGGGTGTCCGGGGAGAACCGGGGGGATGGCCCGGGATGGAGCCGGGGGGGATGGAGGCGGCAGATGGCAGGGAAGGTTTTGCCGGTACCGCGGTGCTGAGCTCGGCCAGGATCCCCCGGTGGGTGCGGGAGAAGGGGTGCGGGTATCCCCATCTCCTGCTGCCCGAGGCTTTGGGGAGGGGGCCGCAGCCCGCAGCCCCTCCAGCTTCTCCCTGGAAGGCGACAGCAGCCATCCTGCGCTCTCCCGCAGCGGAGGGCTCGGGGCAGGCCCAGGACCCctccccagcccggggggctccccctcccatcctgCCGGGGGTGGCGCTGGGTGCGAGGGCCATGCCCGGCCGGGTGCTGGGAGCTGGCGCGGGGCACGAGCCGAGCGGTGCCATCACCGCCACGGTCCAACCCCGCCTGGCAGGCAAGGAGAGCTCCGGGGGCCAGGCTCTGGGCTCTCCCTCCTCCCGACGCCTTCCTTCCCCCGGACGGCTGGGTTTTGTTGGAGGAGCCGGTCTGGTCCCTCCATCCTGCGCCAAACCTGCAGAGCAAGTTGGCTCTGGGACCGCTGGTCTCTCTCCATCCCGTGACATCCAGCCCCGCACGTCACCTCCCTCGAGgcgtgcagggctgtgctgcccacGGCGGGACCCCCGACAGGAGGGGACGGAGCCGGGCTGGTGGGTGCTGGCTGTCCCCGTGGGAGCAGGCGGCCTCCCTCGGCGTAAATCGGGGCAGGATCCAGCCGGCAGCGCAGATTCTCCTCCAGGAAATGGATGTCGGTCTTTGTCTCTCTCAGTTCCTCACCCCCGtgctccctctgtccccacGTGTGCATCCATGGCTCCCGGCCCTCCAGGGCCCCCTCTGCAGGGGGATGGAGCACGGGGAAGGCCACGGGGAGATGGGCACGTCTGGAAGGAGCATGTCAGCCCTTTTGAAGCGTTATTGCAGCgccggcagggctgggaatgcaaAAATAGCCATCAAAGTGACCGTGGAGCATCTGAGCCAGAGGGGCCCCTCttggctgtgggggtggtgagAGCAGTGGTGACAGGGGGCACAGGCATGAGCCATGTTTGGGGCTGCCTTGGGCACTGTTGTGCCACCGAGCCGGGGCACCAGGACCAGCTCTGGGCATTCCTGCTGCAGGGAACAGGGTGACACAACTGTGGTGTCCCCATCCAGCCTGGGCGAGTTGGTGCTGAGCTCTCGGTGTCCAAATCTCCCTCCTTGAGTGCCAAGGCTTGTGCCATGTGGGCTGGAGGAGAAACCCCCGGCCCTCCAAGCCCTCTTTCTGGGCCTGGCTCTCAGCAGCCTGGGCAAGGCATGGGAGGAACAGAGGGTGTTGGGCAGCCcaggctgggggtccctggtgGGGGCCCTTCCTTCAGcctccccatcaccagcttgAAGGCAGAGCCATGCCAGGACCTGTGGGACACAGAGCCCGTGCAGGTGGctggtggctgtgctggtgtgtgcctccccacagctctgcccactCACGGGGGCAGGATCAGGCCTCGTGCCCaggtggtgctgctgtgggggctGGAGCTCCAGATCCAGGTTTTGCAGCCGCTCGCATCTCTCCAACAAGCTGATCCAAAATCCTGGATCCTACCCAGCCGAAATTTGGATCTGGAGCCAAAGGTGACTCTTGGCCCTTATTGCCATCACAGGCAAAGCTAAAATCTGGATCTGAGTGGTGACGTGAGGAGCCTGGATCCAGCGCAGGGGCTGAACAGTGTGGCTTGTGCTCCTTCTGCCCATCAAATTGGATTTCCCAAAATAGCCTGTTGAAGACCAGAGCCCAGCAGAGACCGAATCACAGGTCACCAGGGGTGTGGAAGCCCCATCACAGGCCTGGCTGCCTGCTCCAAGACGTTGGCAGCCAGCAATAATAGTAATATACGGTGGCACTGCCGGGAGAGCGCAGCGCTGGAGAGCCAAGAATAGCAGGCGAGACGTGCCAGCAGCGAGGGGCTCgtggggcgggcggggggcacGGCCAGACGTGCCCTGGGGGACACCCCGGTGGGGGGCCGAGTGGAGGGCACAGCTCCCCTCCTCGCAGAGGGCAGGACGTCCCTGTGGTGTGGGTGGCACAGGGCACGGCAGGTGCTGGGGGAAGGCGAGGGGAGGGGGATGTGCAGAGCCGTGCCCAGCGCTGTGGACCCCGTGCAGGGCCCTTCAGGGCGGCCTCGGGGCTTTGCCATCCCTGAGAACTGGGTGTAAAGCCTGTGCTGACAAAGTGGCCTCCACGCCATGGCCGTCTCAATGGCCCTGTGATGCCCAGCCCCTCTacgagcagcagcacaggggggcACCCCGAGAGCAGTGGAGGGGGCAGGCTGAGCTCAGTGCTCCACACTCACCTTGTCCAAACCGAGCAGGATTGAGCcccttctgctccccctgccctACCCAGCAGCTCATCCCCAGGGCGTCACCCACAGGGGGACAGAGAGGGctgggccagcactgcccacgAGCTGAGCTGTGGGGAGGCCGGGCTGCTCTCTGCCCGCTGCCATGGCACGTGGCAGTGGAGCGAGTGTCCATCAGATTAAGGAGAATTAATTTGTACTTTCCCCGTTTCCACGTGGCTGGGGGTTCTGCAGCACCCCGTGTCCCCCTCCCATGAGCGGCTGTGCCCCCACAGTGCCCGTGTCAGCACCTCTGCAACCTGCCCAAAATCCTAATTAGATTTTTCATGTCGGCCCCAGCTCACTCCTCCCCAAATGCTGGAGCGGGAAGGAGCCATGACATGGTTTCTAATCAGCTTCTGAATTCAGATTCCTCTTGGCTGTTGTTGGAGGCTCCTCTCAGTCTTTGTCTGCTGCTTCCTGAGCAGGGTCTGCTCCACATCTCCCCTCAAAGCTGATGCCTCGAGGAGTGACTCCCTCGTGCCACCTGTGGAGGCAGCTGGGAGACCCTATGGAAACACAGTGGTGTTTGGACACAGGGACTTGCAGGGCACCACCAGCGCCCACCAACCCACTGTGCCAAAGCACCCGGGTCCGGTGGGCGCCGGGGCTGCTccggcagctcctgccaagcaccaggcactgctgctgctgtgttcctggggctggccctgcaTCGCTGCCGGGTGTCTGT encodes the following:
- the TMEM35B gene encoding transmembrane protein 35B, which codes for MAAAFTALRVLLGLFFLLTGVLKLSDRLSADLHRHMASEFVRFAKVFPLKELGFVPEPGGYLAAVGWVEATAGLLLALGPQLLQEISNFVLSVVMIGAIYTLLALREPLAMCAPATLCLGLLLLLNIRGYPAAPRPKFE
- the LOC135402090 gene encoding platelet-activating factor receptor-like; the encoded protein is MNSSAPGLLPTGHTGECLPSDPVLFVLVPVVYCLVLCVGLPGNLVALLVFLQSGKVRKAIRIYLINLTLADILFNLTLPLWIHYYLSGGDWLLSEAACRLAGAAYYLATYSAVTFMALISFNRFCAVRAARRALPLTGPRGAALACALAWLLGLGCAVPTLAARQTFPARAGATACFEQHGRHRAYAYAMVGFFGAAFLVVLGTYASIARALSAPAAAASPGSHRQQARAMVLGMLLVFVVCVAPYHLTLAPWVGSRPPAPPCGPPDTLDVLHALSVALLSLNSCLDPLVYCFSIRRFRADLGRTLRKIGRCLPLPPPGPPGPVPGTRVSSFTSS